A portion of the Glycine max cultivar Williams 82 chromosome 10, Glycine_max_v4.0, whole genome shotgun sequence genome contains these proteins:
- the LOC100791418 gene encoding serine/threonine-protein kinase D6PK: protein MQSSAEEGSGNSATAGTEWTFSAKSHAPSSDPSWDAIQRCGGATLALGDLRFVQRVGSGDIGSVYLVELKGSNGCLFAAKVMDKKELVARNKDRRAKVEREILQMVDHPFLPTLYASLDSPRWSYLLTEFCPGGDLHVLRQRQPDKRFHHAAVRFYASEVVVALEYLHMMGIIYRDLKPENVLIRSDGHIMLTDFDLSLKGNDTTSTAQIVFDEDRPSNTGSNEHSKNMSSCMLPNCMVPSVPCFHPKQGGSKRSSRSGSLEIIAEPIEVRSTSFVGTHEYLAPEVISGEGHGNGVDWWTLGVFIFEMFYGMTPFKGLEHELTLANIVARALEFPKEPMIPGAARDLISQLLVKDSRMRLGSRMGAVAIKHHPFFNGVNWPLLRCATPPYIPSSDKCKELLPLYNCTNNALDFY, encoded by the exons ATGCAGTCCTCCGCGGAGGAAGGCTCCGGCAACTCCGCCACCGCCGGCACGGAGTGGACGTTCTCCGCAAAGTCCCATGCGCCCTCCTCGGACCCCTCCTGGGACGCCATACAGCGCTGCGGTGGCGCCACCCTGGCACTCGGCGACCTCCGCTTTGTGCAGCGCGTGGGGAGCGGTGACATCGGAAGCGTCTACTTGGTGGAGCTCAAGGGCTCCAACGGTTGCCTCTTTGCGGCCAAGGTGATGGACAAGAAGGAACTCGTTGCCAGGAACAAAGACAGGAGAGCTAAGGTCGAGAGAGAGATATTACAAATGGTGGATCATCCTTTTTTGCCTACTCTTTATGCCTCTCTCGATTCGCCTCGCTGGTCTTACCTCCTCACCGAGTTCTGCCCCGGCGGCGACCTCCACGTCCTCCGCCAGCGCCAGCCCGATAAACGCTTCCACCACGCCGCCGTTAG GTTCTACGCATCTGAAGTAGTGGTTGCGTTGGAGTACCTACACATGATGGGGATAATATACCGTGATTTGAAGCCTGAAAACGTGCTCATAAGATCAGACGGTCACATAATGCTCACAGACTTTGACCTATCATTAAAAGGTAACGATACCACATCAACGGCTCAGATCGTGTTTGATGAAGATCGACCCAGCAACACCGGTAGTAACGAACATTCGAAGAACATGTCATCATGCATGTTGCCGAATTGCATGGTCCCATCGGTCCCATGCTTCCATCCAAAGCAAGGTGGTAGCAAGAGGTCCTCTCGCAGTGGGTCCCTTGAGATCATAGCAGAGCCAATAGAAGTTCGATCAACGTCGTTCGTTGGGACCCACGAGTACTTGGCGCCAGAAGTGATTTCGGGGGAAGGTCATGGGAACGGCGTTGATTGGTGGACATTGGGTGTGTTCATTTTTGAAATGTTCTATGGGATGACACCCTTCAAGGGACTTGAGCATGAGCTAACCCTAGCCAACATAGTGGCTCGAGCCCTTGAGTTTCCTAAGGAGCCGATGATCCCTGGAGCAGCCAGGGATTTGATCTCACAACTTTTGGTGAAGGACTCAAGAATGAGACTAGGGTCTAGAATGGGTGCCGTGGCAATTAAGCACCATCCATTTTTCAACGGGGTCAATTGGCCATTGTTGAGGTGTGCTACCCCTCCCTACATCCCTTCATCAGACAAGTGCAAGGAGTTGCTTCCTCTCTATAATTGCACAAACAACGCTCTAGACTTCTATTAG
- the LOC100799342 gene encoding copper transport protein ATX1, which produces MSQTVVLKVGMSCEGCVGAVKRVLGKLDGVESYDIDLKEQKVVVKGNVQPDTVLQTVSKTGKKTTFWEGEAATSETSTATA; this is translated from the exons ATGTCTCAG ACTGTTGTCCTCAAAGTTGGTATGTCATGTGAAGGATGTGTTGGAGCAGTGAAGAGAGTTCTAGGAAAATTGGATG GTGTGGAATCATATGACATTGATTTGAAGGAACAAAAGGTGGTAGTGAAAGGAAATGTCCAGCCAGACACAGTTCTGCAGACCGTTTCCAAAACTGGGAAGAAGACTACCTTCTGGGAAGGTGAAGCAGCAACATCTGAAACTAGCACAGCAACTGCCTAA
- the LOC100790884 gene encoding GDSL esterase/lipase At5g03610: protein MVKQTVSSVITLLLLLFILREVEGDKRSHEVKLFVFGDSYVDTGNSVNSASYKPPSGDTFPGKPAGRFSDGCVLTDYIASYLKIKSPTPYIFRNSSELQYGMNFAHGGSGIFNTSVDGPNMTVQIDSFENLIKEKVYTKADLESSVALVNAAGNDYATFLLRQHGSIQDMPVFTTILIRQMSLNLRRIHSLGINKIAVGLLEPIGCMPLLTVASSYEKCLEPFNLISQNHSQMLLQIVQELNKELGKPVFVTLDLYNSFLSVISTMQKRHSENPTLMNPLQPCCEGVSMEYSCGSVDEKGEKKYCLCKKPELSFFWEGVHLSQNGWYAVYMMLYSSLSKL, encoded by the exons ATGGTGAAGCAAACTGTATCATCAGTAATCactctgcttcttcttctcttcattctaaGGG AAGTGGAAGGAGATAAACGGTCACATGAGGTAAAACTATTTGTTTTTGGAGACTCTTATGTTGACACAGGGAATTCGGTGAACTCAGCATCATATAAGCCTCCTAGTGGAGACACTTTTCCCGGTAAACCTGCTGGAAGGTTCTCTGATGGTTGTGTCCTCACCGATTACATTG CCtcatatttgaaaattaaatcccCCACACCTTATATATTTAGAAATTCCTCGGAACTACAATATGGTATGAACTTTGCTCATGGAGGGAGTGGTATTTTCAACACTTCGGTTGATGGACCAAACATGACTGTCCAAATTGACTCATTTGAGAATCTAATCAAAGAAAAAGTCTATACTAAAGCTGACCTTGAAAGCTCAGTTGCTCTAGTGAATGCTGCGGGTAATGACTATGCTACATTTCTACTACGACAACATGGGAGCATACAA GATATGCCAGTTTTCACTACAATCCTTATCAGGCAAATGTCTTTAAATCTTAGACGCATCCACAGCTtgggaataaataaaatagctGTCGGGTTATTAGAGCCTATAGGGTGTATGCCTTTGTTAACCGTGGCATCTTCATATGAGAAATGCCTTGAGCCTTTCAACTTGATCTCCCAAAATCACAGCCAAATGCTACTCCAAATTGTGCAAGAACTAAACAAGGAATTGGGAAAACCAGTGTTTGTGACACTAGACCTTTACAACTCTTTCCTCTCTGTCATTTCAACTATGCAGAAAAGGCATTCTG AAAACCCAACATTGATGAATCCGTTGCAACCATGTTGTGAGGGTGTGAGTATGGAATATTCTTGTGGAAGTGTGGATGAGAAAGGAGAAAAGAAATATTGTTTATGTAAGAAACCAgagctttcatttttttgggaGGGAGTTCACCTTTCTCAAAATGGTTGGTATGCAGTCTATATGATGTTGTATTCTTCTCTCAGCAAACTTTGA
- the LOC100790363 gene encoding GDSL esterase/lipase At5g03610 produces the protein MAKQLIPFIISLLLFIFTEVEGAKRSYGVYNSNPVKLFVFGDSYVDTGNFVHSESYKPPSGITFPGNPAGRFCDGRIITDYVASFLKIESPTPYTFRNSSNLHYGINFAYGGTGIFSTSIDGPNATAQIDSFEKLIQQNIYTKHDLESSIALVNAGGNDYTNALKTGRIIDLPGFMESLVKQMSVNLKRIRSLGIKKVAVGLLQPIGCLPVLNVISFRTNCIGLLNVISKDHNKMLLKAVQELNKEAADKSVFITLDLYNSFLSAIETMQKKRAEKSTLMNPLQPCCEGNNLEDSCGSLDDEGSKKYSLCENPKLSFFWDTLHPSQNGWFAVYTILQSTLGQLIT, from the exons ATGGCAAAGCAATTAATTCCCTTCATAATCTCTCTTCTCCTCTTCATTTTCACAG AAGTGGAAGGGGCTAAAAGGTCTTATGGGGTATACAACAGCAACCCTGTAAAACTGTTTGTTTTTGGGGACTCCTATGTTGACACTGGGAATTTCGTGCATTCAGAATCATACAAGCCTCCCAGTGGAATCACTTTTCCTGGTAACCCTGCAGGGAGATTCTGCGACGGTCGCATCATCACTGATTACGTTG CTTCCTTTCTGAAAATTGAATCCCCCACACCATATACTTTTAGAAATTCATCTAATCTTCACTACGGTATAAACTTTGCCTATGGAGGGACCGGTATTTTCAGTACTTCGATTGATGGACCAAACGCGACTGCCCAAATCGACTCATTTGAGAAGCTAATCCAACAaaatatctataccaaacatgATCTTGAATCCTCAATTGCTCTCGTCAATGCCGGTGGTAATGATTATACAAATGCATTAAAAACTGGGCGCATTATT GATTTACCAGGCTTCATGGAATCCCTTGTGAAGCAAATGTCTGTAAATCTTAAACGCATTCGCAGCTTAGGGATAAAAAAGGTAGCAGTTGGGTTATTACAGCCAATTGGGTGTTTGCCTGTGTTAAATGTGATATCTTTCCGTACGAACTGCATTGGCCTTTTGAACGTGATCTCCAAAGATCACAACAAAATGTTGCTCAAAGCTGTGCAAGAACTCAACAAGGAAGCAGCAGACAAATCAGTTTTCATAACACTGGACCTCTACAACTCCTTCCTCTCTGCAATTGAAACTATGCAGAAAAAGCGTGCAG AAAAGTCTACACTGATGAATCCGTTGCAACCATGCTGTGAGGGAAACAATTTGGAAGATTCATGTGGAAGTCTGGATGACGAAGGATCAAAGAAATACAGTTTATGTGAGAACCCgaaactttctttcttttgggaCACACTTCACCCTTCTCAAAATGGTTGGTTTGCAGTCTACACAATATTGCAATCTACTCTTGGCCAACTTATTACATGA